The proteins below are encoded in one region of Toxoplasma gondii ME49 chromosome IV, whole genome shotgun sequence:
- a CDS encoding septum formation protein maf, putative (encoded by transcript TGME49_301430), whose amino-acid sequence MVVESCEQRCPANAAGSRTLLPLLPVFGSFTKRQDKDSSPQNACQKSLPSPEQKLRSLFASSSPCVLPTSSGRPATSAVVLASASVRRLELCRSVLNLDVECMPSDFEALRRPSKPQANGREKKNQEAGERGAAESEEGHRQIDTVSPDEEESLLVKLVETNEARQAQASSKSRASVGWDAELYALKTANGKARSVAREIWKTDEASLNNANRGPPQADDEACCSAQKRQCRESAARSRAGERSPSPRYTPLPPHSIVIGADTIVELDGQILEKPKDEQDARRMLASLSGRTHAVHTAVSLYSRQGGAEHPVAAFVETTKVTMVALGSDDIEAYVRTGEPIDKAGKFFASRLVLLISSLCFSSYVFSLKFCRAVGHADGLFTNLCVHEKV is encoded by the exons ATGGTTGTGGAGTCGTGCGAGCAACGGTGCCCCGCAAACGCGGCTGGCAGTCGCACTCTGCTTCCCCTCCTTCCGGTCTTCGGGTCTTTCACGAAACGGCAGGACAAGGACAGTTCACCACAGAACGCCTGCCAAAAGTCTCTGCCCAGTCCTGAACAAAAACTTCGGTCGCTCTTTGCTTCCAGTTCCCCCTGCGTTCTACCCACCTCGTCGGGGCGGCCGGCGACTTCCGCTGTGGTTCTTGCGAGTGCGAGTGTTCGGCGACTGGAGTTGTGCCGCAGCGTGCTGAACTTGGATGTCGAGTGCATGCCATCCGACTTCGAAGCTCTTCGTAGACCCTCGAAGCCTCAGGCAAATGgtcgcgagaaaaagaaccaAGAAGCGGGGGAGCGGGGAGCAgctgagagcgaggaaggccaCAGACAGATTGACACCGTCTCTCCggatgaagaggagagtCTTCTTGTGAAACTTGTGGAGACAAACGAAGCGAGACAGGCGCAG GCATCCAGCAAGTCCCGGGCGTCTGTCGGTTGGGATGCGGAGCTCTACGCTCTTAAAACAGCGAACGGAAAAGCTCGAAGCGTGGCCAGAGAGATATGGAAAACCGATGAGGCTTCTCTTAACAATGCCAATCGGGGGCCGCCTCAAGCCGATG ACGAAGCTTGTTGTTCTGCCCAGAAGAGACAATGCCGAGAGAGCGCCGCTCGGTCGCGAGCAGGGGAGAGATCTCCGTCCCCTCGTTATACGCCTCTTCCACCGCACTCAATCGTCATCGGAGCCGACACTATTGTCGAGCTGGACGGACAAATTCTGGAAAAACCCAAAGACGAGCAAGACGCAAGGCGAATGCTCGCGAGCTTGAGTGGAAGAACACACGCAGTCCACACAGCAGTCAGCCTTTACTCTCGACAGGGTGGAGCTGAGCATCCAGTTGCTGCTTTCGTCGAAACGACGAAAGTGACAATGGTGGCTCTCGGCAGCGACGATATCGAGGCGTATGTGCGTACCGGGGAACCCATAGACAAGGCAGGTAAGTTCTTTGCCTCCCGTCTCGTGTTGCtcatttcctctctgtgtttttcctcttATGTGTTTTCCTTAAAATTTTGTCGTGCAGTGGGGCATGCAGACGGTCTGTTTACGAATCTATGTGTGCATGAGAAGGTATAA